The DNA sequence GCGGGCCAGCACCGCCTGCGCCGCGTCCTCGGGCACGCCCCGGCGGCGGAGGGCGTCGGCGAGCTGTGCCCGGGTGCGCGGCGCGGCCGTGAGCAGGCGCAGGCAGATGGCCCGCGCGACCGCCTCCGGGTCGGCGTCGGGCCCCTGGCTCGCCAGGGTGCCCTCGGCCGGCCCGTCGGGCGGCCATCCCCCGCCCCCGCGCCCGCGGGTGCGGCGTCGCGGGCCGGGTGAACCGGACGGCGGCATGGTCCCGTCGATCAGACGTCACCCGGCCGGGGCGCCGCCGCGGCCTTGGCGGCCCGGGCGGACGCGGCGGCCGCGGCACGGCCGGTGGTCCCGGCGGTACGGCCGGCGGACGCCGCGGGCGCCGCGCCCGGGCCGGCCGCGGGGGCACCGGCCGGAGGCTGGGCGGGGGCGTCGATGCGCGGCCCGACCCCCAGCTTCTCCTTGATCTTCTTCTCGATCTCGTTCGCGATGTCCGGGTTGTTCTTCAGGAAGTTGCGGGCGTTCTCCTTGCCCTGCCCGAGCTGCTCGCCCTCGTACGTGTACCAGGCGCCGGACTTGCGGATGAAGCCGTGCTCCACGCCCATGTCGATGATCCCGCCCTCGCGGGAGATGCCGACGCCGTAGAGGATGTCGAAGTCGCACTGCCGGAACGGCGGGGCCATCTTGTTCTTGACGACCTTCACCCGGGTCCGGCTGCCGACCGGCTCGGTGCCGTCCTTCAGGGTCTCGATGCGGCGGATGTCGAGGCGAACCGAGGCGTAGAACTTCAGCGCCTTACCACCGGTGGTGGTCTCCGGGCTGCCGAACATCACGCCGACCTTCTCGCGCAGCTGGTTGATGAAGATCGCGGTGGTACGGGTCTGGCTGATGGCGCCGGTCAGCTTGCGCAGGGCCTGGGACATCAGCCGGGCCTGGAGGCCGACGTGGCTGTCGCCCATCTCGCCCTCGATCTCCGCCTTCGGCACGAGGGCCGCCACCGAGTCGATGACGACCACGTCGATCGCACCGGAGCGGATCAGCATGTCGGCGATCTCGAGAGCCTGCTCACCGGTGTCCGGCTGCGCGACGAGGAGCGCGTCGGTGTCCACGCCGAGCTTCTTGGCGTACTCCGGGTCGAGGGCGTGCTCGGCGTCGATGAAGGCGGCGATGCCGCCCGCCTTCTGCGCGTTCGCCACCGCGTGCAGGGCGACCGTGGTCTTACCGGACGACTCCGGACCGAAGATCTCCACGATCCGCCCGCGGGGCAGGCCGCCGATGCCGAGCGCGATGTCCAGCGCGATCGACCCGGTCGGGATCACCTCGACAGGGGCACGCGCCTCGTCGCCGAGACGCATGACGGAGCCCTTGCCGAACTGGCGCTCGATCTGGGCGAGCGCCGTTTCCAGGGCCTTCTCGCGGTCGTTGGCTGCCATGGATGCCCCCTGTGAGGGTTGTGGGTCCTGTCGGTCACCAGCAAGCTATGGGGTGCCGCCGACAATTTCCCGGCGACACTCGCCTTCCGCGTGGTGGCACCTTTACCGGCGGCGGCCACCTCAGCATAGCCGAACTGCTGTTCGATCGCGCGGCCAATCGGCCCTCCGCGTGGCTTCGCACGCAGATACCGGGACGAATCGAACGCGCAGGTCGGCGCCGTACCGGCGGATCCCGTCCCCGGCGCCGTCCCGCCCGCGGCCGGCTCCCGCACCCGGCCCTCACGGGCGCCGCCGCCCGGCCGCGCCACGGCACCGCCGCCGCGCCGTACCGGGCCGGAGGCGCCGGCTCACACCGGCGTGGCGTTCAGCGCAGCTTGGGGTCGACGTCGACGGTCGCGCAGACCGCACGCCAGACGTCCTTCGCCGACTCCCCGTCGGCGAGGGCCTGCACCACGGTACGGTGCCCCAGCTCGGCGATGACGAAGTCCCGCGCCCAGGACTCGGCGTACGTCTCGCCGAACTGCCGGTGCATGCGATCCCAGAAGTCTGTTAAGCGCACGCCTCCAGTATGAGACGCTTCCATCAGTGGGCCGCACGGCTCACGGATTGGAGGCCCTATGAAGAGGCTCACCCGCGCCCAGCGGCGCGCCCACCGCGCCAAGCGCCGACTGCTGCGTTCCCGGCAACTGCAGGCCGTGCAGCAGGCCCGCCGAGAGCGGCGGGAACGCAAGGGAGGCTAGTCCCGGCCCGCGGCGAGCGGCTTCCGGCCGACCGGAAACGTCGGTGGCGGGGGGCAGGATGGACGCATGGCGCTCGACCACTTCAGCGCGGTGACCCGGCAGTGGTTCGCCGATGCGTTCGCACAGCCGACGGCGGCGCAGGCCGGGGCGTGGGCCTCGATCGCGCGTGGGGAGAACACCCTCGTGGTGGCCCCCACCGGTTCGGGCAAGACCCTCGCCGCCTTCCTGTGGTCGCTCGACCGGCTCGCCACCTCGCCCGGCGTCACCGACCCCATGCGGCGCTGCCGCGTGGTGTACGTGTCGCCGCTGAAGGCGCTCGCCGTGGACGTGGAGCGCAACCTCCGGGCCCCGCTCGCGGGGCTGCGGCAGACGGCGCGCCGGCTCGGCCTGCCGGTTCCGGACATCTCGGTGGCGGTGCGCTCCGGTGACACCCCCGCCGAGGACCGCCGCCGGTTCGCCGCCAAGCCCGCCGACATCCTCATCACCACGCCCGAGTCGCTCTACCTGATCCTCACCAGCCGGGCGAGGGAGGCGCTGCGGGGCGTGGAGACGGTGATCGTGGACGAGGTGCACGCGGTCGCCGGGACCAAGCGGGGCGCCCATCTCGCGCTCACCCTGGAGCGGCTGGACGTGCTGCTGGAGCGGCCCGCCCAGCGCATCGGCCTGTCCGCCACCGTGCGCCCGGTCGGCGAGGTCGCCACGTTCCTCGGTGGCGTGCGCCCGGCGGTGGTCGTCCAGCCGCCCCACGAGAAGCGGCTGGAGATCGAGGTGGTCGTCCCGGTGGAGGACATGGCCGAGCCGCCGCCTCCGGACCGGGGCGGGCCGGAGGCGGAGTACGGCGCGCCGCCCGCCGAGCGGGGACGCGGCATCTGGCCGCACGTGGAGGAGCGCCTGCTCGACCTGATCGCCGCGCACCGGTCGACGATCGTCTTCGCCAACTCGCGCCGTCTCGCCGAGCGGCTGTGCACCCGGCTCAACGAGCTGGCCTTCGAACGCCGCACCGGCCACAACGGCGCCGCGAACGGCTCCGCGGCCGGAGGCCCCGGCACGCCCGGGACCGCCCCGGCTGCGGGCGGCGGCGCGGGCGGCGACGGCGCGGGGAACACCGCCCCGCCCCCGGGTACGCCGCCGGCCCGCCTCGCCCCGGCCGAGATGATGGCGCAGGCCGGAGCCGGCCGCGGCCTGCCCGCCGGACCGGCCGGTGAGGTGGCGCGGGCGCACCACGGCTCGGTGTCGAAACAGGAGCGGGCGCACATCGAGGAGGAGCTGAAGTCCGGGCGGCTGCCCGCGGTGGTCGCCACCTCCAGCCTCGAGCTCGGCATCGACATGGGCGCGGTCGACCTGGTCGCGTGCGTGGAGGCGCCGCCGAGCGTGGCGAGCGGCCTGCAGCGCATCGGCCGCGCCGGGCACCGGGTGGGCGCGGTGTCCAAGGGCGTCATCTTCCCCAAGTACCGCGGCGACCTGGTGCAGACCGCGGTGGTCGCCGAGCGCATGCGGCGCGGCGAGATCGAGGAGCTGCGCTACCCGCGCAACCCGCTCGACGTGCTCGCCCAGCAGATCGTCGCGATGTGCGCGATGGACGAGTGGACCGTCGACGAGCTGGAGACGGTGGTACGGCGGGCCGCGCCGTACGCGACGCTGCCGCGGTCCGCGCTGGAGGCGACGCTCGACATGCTCGCCGGGCGGTACCCGAGCGAGGAGTTCGCCGAGCTGCGCCCCCGCATCGTGTGGGACCGGGTGACCGGCACGTTGCGGGCGCGGCCGGGCGCGCAGCGGCTCGCGGTCACCAGCGGCGGCACCATCCCCGACCGCGGCCTGTTCGGCGTGTACCTCGCCGGCGGGGACAAGCCCGCCCGGGTGGGCGAGCTCGACGAGGAGATGGTGTACGAGTCGCGGGTCGGCGACGTGTTCGTGCTCGGCGCCACCTCGTGGCGGATCGAGGACATCGGCCCCGACCGGGTGCTCGTCTCCCCCGCCCCCGGACAGCCGGGAAAGCTGCCGTTCTGGCACGGCGACGCGCCCGGCCGCCCGGTCGAGCTGGGGCGGGCGATCGGCGCGTTCCTGCGCGAGCTGTCCGGGGCGAAGGCCGAGCAGGCGGTGGCGCGGGCCCGCGCGGCCGGTCTCGACGATTACGCGGTCGGCAACCTTCTCGCCTA is a window from the Thermopolyspora flexuosa genome containing:
- the recA gene encoding recombinase RecA — protein: MAANDREKALETALAQIERQFGKGSVMRLGDEARAPVEVIPTGSIALDIALGIGGLPRGRIVEIFGPESSGKTTVALHAVANAQKAGGIAAFIDAEHALDPEYAKKLGVDTDALLVAQPDTGEQALEIADMLIRSGAIDVVVIDSVAALVPKAEIEGEMGDSHVGLQARLMSQALRKLTGAISQTRTTAIFINQLREKVGVMFGSPETTTGGKALKFYASVRLDIRRIETLKDGTEPVGSRTRVKVVKNKMAPPFRQCDFDILYGVGISREGGIIDMGVEHGFIRKSGAWYTYEGEQLGQGKENARNFLKNNPDIANEIEKKIKEKLGVGPRIDAPAQPPAGAPAAGPGAAPAASAGRTAGTTGRAAAAASARAAKAAAAPRPGDV
- a CDS encoding DUF3046 domain-containing protein; translation: MRLTDFWDRMHRQFGETYAESWARDFVIAELGHRTVVQALADGESAKDVWRAVCATVDVDPKLR